The nucleotide sequence TTACGATGGATCACCGTTCTACCGGGAAAAATTTGACCGGGCCGGGGTGGCGCCCCGCCATCTCGCGCGGCTGTCGGATCTCGCCCGCTTCCCGTTCGTCACCAAGCAGGAGCTGCGCGACGAGCAGGCCGCCCACCCGCCGTTCGGGCGGTACCTGCTCGCTCCGGCGGGGGCGCTGCGCGAGCTGCACCCCTCGTCGGGGACGACCGGGCACCCCGTCAACACGATCTGGTCCGCCTCCGACGTGGAGGTCATCACGGACCACACGGCCCGCACGATGTGGTCGTTCGGGACCCGGCCGGGGGACGTGGTCCAGAACGCGTTCGCCTACGGCCTCTGGGTGGCCGGGATGGCGGTGCACTATGCGGCGGCGCGCATCGGCGCGTTCTGTCTGCCGGCCGGGACGACCCCCGCCGCCCGTCAGATCGAGATGATGACCCGCGCCCGGGCCACCGTGTTGTTGGCGACCCCCTCGTTCGGGCTGTACATCGGCGAGCGGCTGCGGGCGACGGGGCAGAGGCCCGACGCCCTGGCCCTCCAACTCGGTTGCTTCGGCGGGGAAGCCGGGACCGAACTCCCGAGCACGCGAGCACGGCTGGAGCGCTCCCTCGGCATCGACGCCTACGACTACTACGGGCTGGCGGAGATCGGTCCCACCTTCGCCAGCGAGTGCGACCAGAAGGCGGGGCTGCACTGGGCGGAAGATCACTATCTCGTCGAGATCGTCGATCCCGACACGAGGCAGCCGCTGCCCCCGGGCGAGCAGGGGATCGTCGTGATCACCCACCTCACCCGGGAGGCCACCCCGATGATCCGGTACTGGACGAACGACTACGCCCGGCTGGACCTCACCCCGTGCCGCTGCGGGCGAACGCACGCGCGGTCCCCCCAGGGAATCGTGGCCCGCAACGATGATCTCGTCGTCTTCCGCGGGGCGAAGTTCTATCCGGTGCAAGTCGAGCAGGCCGTCCGCGCGTTCGCGGAGCTGAGCGACGAGTTTCGGATCGAGCTGGAGACGGAGCGTGAGACCG is from bacterium and encodes:
- a CDS encoding AMP-binding protein; this translates as MPEARDRFWDRRIETLSRPALEALQLERLQRQVARCYDGSPFYREKFDRAGVAPRHLARLSDLARFPFVTKQELRDEQAAHPPFGRYLLAPAGALRELHPSSGTTGHPVNTIWSASDVEVITDHTARTMWSFGTRPGDVVQNAFAYGLWVAGMAVHYAAARIGAFCLPAGTTPAARQIEMMTRARATVLLATPSFGLYIGERLRATGQRPDALALQLGCFGGEAGTELPSTRARLERSLGIDAYDYYGLAEIGPTFASECDQKAGLHWAEDHYLVEIVDPDTRQPLPPGEQGIVVITHLTREATPMIRYWTNDYARLDLTPCRCGRTHARSPQGIVARNDDLVVFRGAKFYPVQVEQAVRAFAELSDEFRIELETERETGLDRCTVIVEAGTTAAAPDLPERVRRALREALLVSPAVAIVPPGSLERTEFKAKRVLDRRPRAASHPSHHPAPAGGPEGAHS